The Nitrososphaerota archaeon genomic interval ACCCTTCTCTGAAGGCGTTGGACAGCGGGGAAGTGCAGAGGGCGGTCGAATTGAACGTGGACGGTGTGCAAGACTTGAAGGGGGCGTACGGAAAGATGCCGGAAGCGGCGAGGAAGATGATGCTTGACAACGCAAGGACGATTGCGGAGCTTAGGACTGACTTCCCAAGGTTCACAGCGGAGGAGGCACGCAGGATTTCCTCGAGGACGCTGGTCATCAACGGCGAGGCAAGCGCCCTCTGGCTGCGCAGGATAGGAGAGCTGCTCGCGGGCGCGGTCCCCAGGGCCCGGAGGGTCCTCGTCCCCGGGGCGAGGCACTTTCCTCATATGGAAAACCCTGAGGGCTTTAATGCCCAGGCGATCTCGTTCTTGGAGGAGAAAGCATGACTCTGAAGTTCGAAGTGATCAAGCAGACGGTGGTCATCGACGCGGCCCCCGAAGTAGTGTACGAGGCCTACGTCAACCCGGTCAAACATTCAAAGTTCACGGGCTCGCCTTCGAAGGGGACGCCCAGGGTCGGATGCAAGTTCACGGCCTGGGACGGATACATCACGGGCAAATATGTCAAGTTGGAAAAGGGGAAGAGGATAGTTCACAAGTGGAAGACGACCGAGTGGCCGGAGGGTTATCCAGTGTCTCTGGTGGAGTTGACCTTCAAACCGAAGGGCAAGAAGACGGAGATGACCATGGTGCACTCGAAGGCACCCGCTGAGCAGGCGGGGGACTATGCCAAGGGTTGGATGGAGTGGTACTGGGAGCCGCTCAAGAAGTACTTCGCGAAGAGCTAGGATTCGTAGGCGTCGCTCTGCGCCCAGTTTGGTTTTCGGCCGCCATGAAGTCCACTGAATACGGACCCTCTTCCGGAATCCTTCGTCCTTCTAGGAAGGCGGAGCTGTCGAAGGCATCGGAGCCGAAGTTGACATCGTTGTTGGCCCCTTCCAGGTCAGGCCGAGGATGGAACCAATCAAGGCCAGAATGAACC includes:
- a CDS encoding alpha/beta hydrolase, with protein sequence LVKSLVLVEPAVSTLLVANQKSSAQLLSLLLRSPSVALAARRFQSGSLNPSLKALDSGEVQRAVELNVDGVQDLKGAYGKMPEAARKMMLDNARTIAELRTDFPRFTAEEARRISSRTLVINGEASALWLRRIGELLAGAVPRARRVLVPGARHFPHMENPEGFNAQAISFLEEKA
- a CDS encoding SRPBCC domain-containing protein: MTLKFEVIKQTVVIDAAPEVVYEAYVNPVKHSKFTGSPSKGTPRVGCKFTAWDGYITGKYVKLEKGKRIVHKWKTTEWPEGYPVSLVELTFKPKGKKTEMTMVHSKAPAEQAGDYAKGWMEWYWEPLKKYFAKS